TTCTTTACCCACGCTGGCACCTCGCCACTCACCTCCGGTGACGCGGCGAAGACTGTCAAACACGGAGCCATCAGCGCTAATTAGGGACCATCAGCGCTAATGAGGGACCACCAGCGCTAATGAGGGACCACCAGCGCTAATGAGGGACCATCACCGCCGGAGCGCGGTACTCTAACCAAGGCGGAGGCTCTTAGAGACCAGCTCCCTTCAGCGTCCAGGGATAAAGTCTCTGTGTCCTGGTAATCTCCTGtatgatttcttcctttctttctttcctttgtcaCCTCCCTTCCTTTATTACTTGCTTCATTTCTTAAGTTTCTTCCtcgtttttttctttcttcttcctccttctttctttccttctttatttctctCCCTCACCACCTTTCTGCGTACAGTGATAGCGTTGGTCCATGCTAGAAAACTTGTTTATCGTTTCTTCCTTTATCTTCTTCCCCTCTGTTGCTTGCTTCgaacttgtttgcttttctttctccctgttgTTCCCTCCTTCCTTATCTTCGGTATCCTCTTACTCCTTCTCTTCTTatccctctcctgctctccccttttctccttcccttcaccAACATGTTTTCTGCATGACCACATCACACCCGCCATGGAGCACGGACATGCCCTCAGGCAAGAGCTCtcattcctcttcctcaccACTTTTCACCAAGCGTCACAGAGCACCAAGGATGCCGAGCTCCTCAACTCCATTAACCACTAACCACGCAGAGATAATGTCGGTGCATGCTGATAATCTCCTCTGTCGTTCATTCGTTCGTttgttcttcccttccttcctccctcccttcgttcctcttcctcctttctttctcccttgcatcatttttccttgcaaatattccttcctttcctgcttcctttcttgttcttttccttcttcctttcccgTTGggcctctcttcctttctcttccttttctctttttttctttcctcctcctttcctttctcttccttttttttcctgctctgtcctACCCTAATCTTGCcttctgttctcttctgcttccatccttgtctcttctgtttctttcccctttACCAAAATAGTTTCCACACGACTACACCGCACTTACCCTGATGCATGGAAATGCCCTTTGGCAGGAGTTCTCATTCCCCTCCTTTCTGCCTTCCATTCCTCCGGATTTAGAACAACCTTCCTGCTTTCCTCCGGTCTAGGCAAGACAAAAACACTGCCCCTGCACCTCCCCTTCCAATCTATAAGAAGACCGCACTGTTCAGCCCACAGTCCTCGCAAGGACCCAGCAAATAATACACCAAGGCAATCACAGGGCAAATAAGACCTCTGCTACAGCAGAACAGAATCCTCTACCCTTCGAAAAACAAGCCCAGGCTCCAGGTACTTCGACATCTCTGCAAACAGGCTCCAATGACTCCAACCAACGCGAGAGAGTCTTTCATTCGACAGCTGAAACCCATCACAGCCCTGCACGACTATCCTCCAAAGAGGCTGAAGAAGCATGGGGCTCGATGAAGGGCTGTTCTTCTGGCCTCATTTTCCACCTCCACACTGAATGACAAGCTCGTGCTTTCTCTTTCCGGCAGCCACGCACTGCCAAACAACACAGCAAGAACCTCGGTGCCCAGGAAATCTCTCTCCTTCATCAACATGACCCACGCATCACACAGCCAAACAAAACCCATGAAGGTAACACCACGGCATTTTCACTGAGAACATCCCCTCAACACCCAACATATCCACTCTGCAAAACGCATTGGGGTCCCTCCTCCATCCATGCTTGCTGCCACCCACTCATGCTGTGCctggaagcagcaggaaaggaaCAATAGCACACAGTGGCTCGTTGCTGCTCCAAACCTACAGGCCTTCCGATCAGGCAACATTGGGTCGACCCACTATGAAAATACCACGAACAGGAACAAAAGAACATCTGTCTCTCATACACACCTTCTTTAGGTATCATTGACTTACCTGTAGCATCACTCGCTGCTTCTTCAgaataagaaacattttcaggaCAGGAAAATTGGTTTTAAAGGACATTATCCCTTAACATTATCAGAGATCTCTGAGcaatctgaacagaaaaaaattactcataTTCTGCAAAAGCTTCAAAAACGCTGGACAGTGGGTAGTGCTCCCTTACGCACTTCTATCagaggggaagcaggagggagaCCTGAAAGCTAAGGACATTCTCTCAACGTCAACCTCAGCTCAGGGGAGTGGAAAAGCCATCCCCCACACTGATGGAAAATGACCCAAAGCTCTCCAACCAGGCAGCTGTGGAAAGTCTTCTGTCTGCATCTCATCCACTGTTACCAACACATTGCCAATGTGATAGATGAAAAACCAAAAGGGTGAGAATATTTtctgagagaagaaaactaAAGAATTCAATTCCACTGCATTGAAACACCAGGTTTGCCAACATCCTGAATATGGAGACGagtccttcccctccccagcagcaagAGAGTGATGAGCAAAGAGATGACCGAGGAGAGCTTCAGAGAAGGCAGCCAAAGTGACCCAAATTTCAAAAGCCTTCTGTTTGACCAACAACATATCACGTTAAGGAGCAAATTATTAAATGAGCCTATGGCAGATGTCttcacatcacacaggaacaccaTGGAGGACAAAAGGGTGCGAGGATGTGCAGAACTTCTGGAGGTGCTGAGAGGACCCggagcaggcagctctgcatcAGGCCTCTTCTCAGGGTTTTCTACTGGCATCTCACGCCCTGGCAAATGGCACCTCCACAGCTAAACAGACATTCTCCAGTCCTTCCCCAATGACACAGGCCATGTTCTACCCAGCACCTCCATCTGCATCAGGCAACACTCTTCCCCACTCGAAGTCACCATCCCAGTGACAAAGGCCCAGGCCTGCTCCACAACACTAGGAGCACCACTGCCACAACACCCAGTCATTGCTCCATGACAAGAACATGCCCCAGCTCTTTAACCCACTCTGAGCATGACCCAGGCCTTTGCACATCCTAACCTTCCCTCGTGATTGGCACAAAGAACATACGGACGGATGCACAGCCACTCACTGTCTGGCAGGCTCTTCCCAGATGCCTGAACTTCACCATGAatgtttttgccttttcagcaaTCTCAGATGGAAACACCACAGATCTGCACATCAGTGTTCTTAAAGATTCTGTGACTAGAGCTGTCACAGCTCTGATCCCACTCCACATGGACTTTATTTAAAACCACACCAAATGCTGAAGTGCAAGCAGTCTCACGATGGCAACGGGGTAAGAGAATTtctataataaaaaaacagagctgtgctgctgtgcagggTCTGGCGTGTACGTGCACATATCTGAATGAGTTAATGACAACATGACAGCACACCATGTCTACTGCAGCCACCTGTGCAAGTTCAAAGTAGGGGAAGTGAAGTGTAAAAAGATTACACCCACCTCCTCACGTGTCCTTACAAATCCTGCTGATGAGGCTGCCATCATGGCAACACCAACtgctgtggaacctcctgtagGTGCCCACCACTGCACAAGGACAGCAGATTGAAGCACTACCCTCCCACACCACCTTTTCCAATACAGCAGTGAAAAAGTTCATCAGAAAATACTCAGCGGTCTGCATCTCACCCCCTCTTACCAACACATTGCCtactgcaggcaggcagcagcataAGGGATTGACTCTGGTGGGAGATATTCATAACCTCAAAGGACATTGTGGGCATTTCTGTACCACACGCTATCTCAAGATCCAGAAGGCCTCCAACTCCAGACCCTTGGAGCCTGGGAAAGGATCCTGGACAAGAACATTCCGTGCCCATCCTGCCTCTTGCTTTCCTCTACGCATCCTCCATTCCCCACTCTAGGACATGCATTCTCAAGACAAGCACATCACCTCCCATTCTTATCTTCTTACAACATGGGCCATGGTGTTCCCAAGGAtttccagttccctcagacaaGTCCTCCACTGCTCAAGGTCACCTTTCACATCAGCAGATACCCAAGCCCTACTCAGTGTCACTGCCACATTCACCTTCATAAACATACCATAGTTTCCTTTCCCACCTCAGGGCTCACTCCAGCTTTTGCAGACCCTTCCCAGCAATGACAGCACCATAAAAACCATACAGACGGGATCACATACACGGTGTCCAGCAGAGTCTCTGCAGCTGACCCTTCAGGTTCTGCAATGCTTCACCTCTCTCAGAAGGAAACGTAGCAGACCTAGGAGTGATGCTCTTTCTAAAGGTGATGTTGGGAGAGCTCTAAATGGCAATAGCATTGATTTCATGCTGAGAGAGAACAACCCAACTGCTGATGAGCACCCCACTGCAATGGAGAATATCGACTGTATAGGAGAATCTgccttgggttttgttttggtgggcagtttttgtttggtttggttttgcttgttttctgcttttccaaaaagATTTCCAGGGCTTCTGTAAGTGTGTGGCTGCTCATGCAAATATtagaaaacatcaaaacagGCCAGAATGCATCATGCCACTGCTCTGGACAGGAACAAGAGACCAAAACCTGGGGTAAGGTGGAAACAagacaataaaacaaaactcctGTTTCTAACACCTGTCTTGGGTAACACTCTTCTGCCTGGACACTTTAGACTACCAACTATGGTTAAAACATACTTGGGAAAAAACATAGGAAAAGTCTGCCACGCCCTCACTACTTTCATACTGACTCCTGTAGGCcaataaaaatggagaaattacaGCACGTGGAGAGAAATCCCTGGAGTCCCAACTGTCACCTTGCAAAGGTGaatgaaagagaaggaggaCAGAGTTTTGTCAAGAAAACACATCTGATACCAGCACAATCAGCAGtcagcaaaataaacagcagtaaATAGTGCCTGGGGGACTGTCACCACCACAGCCTGCCTGTCTTGCACCCCTTCAGCAAGCTCGGGTGGAAATGCCACACACCAGCAACCAAGAGCGTCCACACAGCTCATGTCCTGGCACCTCTCATCGCCATCGGCAGGGATTGCATTCTGCGGGAGAACAACTCACACCCACAACAGCAAACCTCAGCTGCGGACCCTAACTGCTGCGGGGCGCAGCAACACCTTTAGTTAGTCTTCCCCCACACAAACAGCCCGGGGCTCCGGCAAGGTCGCCAAGGCAGATGCAAAGGTCCCGGTAACATCCTTAAGAACTTGCCAAGCACCCACCGCCCTCACGCCCCGCGGGAGGAGCCCGGCTCCAAACAGCGCCTGCCCAGGGGGCGGGTGATAAGTGAGGGCGAGAAGGGGGAAGGGGCGAGAGGCGAGAGAGGGAGGGCCACTGACCGTGTCCAGGAGAGCGGGCGGCTCCGGCTGCGTCTCCTTCgccgcgggggccgggcggcggcggcggcaagTTGGGGCTGAAAACCATCAGGTCGCTCTTGCCCGCGCCGTCCGCCACGCACAGGCTCCGGCTCTGGCGCTGCGAGTACGACCAGCTCCCCACTTCGCTGGCGCACACCAGCGTCGCCGGCCCGGGCCCCGACAGCACGCCCGCCCGCGGCGCCCACCGCCACGCCCCGTACAGCACCACCGCCACCACGAACACGCTCGACACCGCGCAGATCGCCACCACCAGCCACACGTTCGTCCACGACGACGACAAagcccccgcgccgccctccgcgcccgccgccgccggccgcagccccggccccgacGAGCCCGCGGCCGCCAGCGCCGCCTCGGCGCCCTCCACCAGCGACACGCTCAGCGTGGCCGTGGCCGAGCGCGACGGCTCCCCGTGGTCCCGCACCACGATCACCAGCCTCTGCCGCGGGCCGTCCGCCTCCTCCAGCGCCCGCGCCGTGCTCACCTCGCCGCTGTACAGCCCCACGCGGAACGGGCCCTTGCCCCGCGGCTCCCACAGCTCGTAGCGCAGCCACGCGTTGTAGCCCGAGTCCGCGTCCACCGCGCGGATCTTCGCCACCACCTGCCCCGCCGGCGCCCCCCCACGCTGCCCACGCCCACAACGCCCCCGACTCCGGACCCGACCACCCCGACGCCCCGCCACCCCCCACGCCGCCCGCGCCCGGCAGCAGCACCGGCGCGTTGTCGTTCTCGTCCACCACGAACAGCTGCACCGTCGCGTTGCCGCACAGCGGCGGCTCCCCCGCGTCCACCGCACGCACCTCGAACTGCACCACCTGCACCTCCTCGTAGTCCAGCGCACGCAGCGCCCACACACGCCCGCTCTCCGCGTCCACCGACACGTAGCTCGACGCCGCCCCCGAACGCCACCCCCCCACCGCCCAcgcgccccccgcgccgccctccCACACCGAGTACCTCACGCGCCCGTTGCCCGCCTCGTCCGGGTCCTGCGCCCACACCCGCGCCagctccgcgcccgccgcgtTGTTCTCCCGCGCCAGCACCGTGTACACGGCCTGCGCGAACGCCGGCGCGTTGTCGTTCACGTCCGACACCGGCACGCGCACCGCAAGCCTCCCGCGCAGGTGCGGGAGCATGACCCAGGCCTTTGCACATCCTAACCTTCCCTCGTGATTGGCACAAAGAACGTACAGATGGATGCAAAGCCACTCTCTATCTGGCAGATGCTTCCCAGATGCCTCAACTTCACCCTAAATACACTGTACCTTTTCAGCAGTTTCAGGTGGAAACTCTACACAGCTGCACTTTAGAGTTCATTAAGATTCTGTGATTAGAGCTGACAGTTCAGATCCCAGTCCACATGGATTTTATTCTTCAAGAGGACCACACCATATGCTAAAGCATGAGCACACTCACAGTATCAACTATGTGGGAAAATTTGTGCCATAGAAAaccagagctgggctgctgtgTAGGGCTTGGCGTGTACGTGCGTGTATCAGAATGAGCCGTGTGTAATAGGACAGAGGATCTCTACCGAGGCCACCTGTGCAAGTGCACATGTAGGGAAGTCACGAGCACAAAGATTATACCCGTCTCCTCATGTGCCCTTATCAATCCTGCCTGAGGAGGCACAAGGATCCATCACGGCAACACCAATGGCTGAGGAAGATGCTACAGATGCCCACCACCACGCAAGGACAGCAGGTTGAAGCACTACCCTCCCACAACATCTTTCCCAAAACGAGGGAAAAGGTCCATCAGACAGTATTCAGTACTCTGCATGTCACCCCCTCTTATCCACACATTGCTTACgtcaggcaggcagcagcacaagggACTTTGTCTGGTGCCATAGTCATATCCACAAAAGACATTGTGGGAGCTTTAATACCATGTTCTATCTCAACATCGCGAAGACCTCCAACTCCAGACCCTTGGAGCCTCGGAAAGGTTCCTCGGCAGGAAGAGTCTCTGCCCATCCTGCCTCATGCTTTCCTCTAGGCATCCATCATTCCCCACTCTAGGACGTGCGTTCTCAAGACAAGCACATCATCTCCCATTCTTGTCTTCTTATGACATGGCCCATGGTCTTCCCAAGGATTTTCAGTTCCTGCAGACAAGTCTCCCCACTCTTCAAGGTCACCCTTCACATAATGACATGGTCAGGCCCCACACAGTGCCACTACCAAACTCACCTCTGTGACATGCCACACTTTTCTAAGGGCTCACTCCAGCTTTTGCAGACCCTCCCCATCAATGACAGCACCACAGAAGAACCATACAGATGGTCTCATATAGACCGTGTCCAGCAGAGTCAATGTTTCCAAAGGCGATGTCAGACCAGCTCTAAATGGCAACGGCATTGATTTCATGTTGTGTTAGAACAACTCAAACGCTTACAAGCACCCCCAATGTAATGGATGATATCGACTCTGTAGAGGAATTCGGGTTTGGGATTTTGTTGTCAGGggcatttttgtttggttttgttgtttgtttgttgcaTTTGTTTTGATCAAAAGAAAGCTTCCAGGGCTTTTGTAAGGGCGTGGCTGCTGATGCAAATATTGAAAGGACATCATAACAGGCCAGCTACATCACACTGCTTCTCTAGCCCAGAACACAAGTCCACAACCCTCCCCATCAATGACAGcaccataaaaaaaatagacagaTAGTATAATATCCACTGTGTTCAGCAGACTCTCTGGAACTGACCCTTCATGTTTTGCAATGCTTCAGCGCTCTCACATGGAAATGTTACACACGTGGGAACTCTGTTACACATCTGAAATGTTACACAGCTATTTGTAGAGATGGTGGCAGGACAGCTCTAATGCAACGGGCGTTGATTTCCTTCTGTGGGAGAACAACCCCAATGCTGACAAGCACAGCACTGTAATGGATGATCTCTAATGTATAGGACAACTTGGGTTTTTCCAGGGCTTCCATAAAGCTGCTGACAGTAATATTGAAAGACTATCAAAGCAGGCCAGCACACATCATATCACATCATTTCTCCAGCCAGGAACAGCACTCTACATCATGGTTTGGGTGggggtgggaaaagaaaaagaaaattcccctTTCTAACACCTACCTTGGGTCACACTCCTCTCCCTGAACTCTTTATACTACGAACTACAGTGACAAGGAACTTGAGAAAAGAACATAGGGAAAGCTGCCACGCCTTCCCTGCTTTCATAATGACACTAGTGGGCcaacagaaatggagaaattaCACCACGGGGACAGAAAATCCTGAAGTCCCAATTGTCACCTTGAATCACATCTCTGACAGAGGAGAAtcaaagaggaggaggacagagtTTCCCATAATAAGTCACAGCTGACAGCAGCACAGTCAGCAGCCAGCAACGGTAACAAGGCAGTAACTAGTGCCTGGGGGACTGTCACCACCACACCCTGCGTGTCTTGCACCCCTTCAGCAGCCTCGGCTGGAAATGCCACACACCAGCAACCAAGAGCGTCCACACAGCTCATGTCCTGGCACCTCTCATCGCCATCGGCAGGGATTGCATTCTGCGGGAGAACAACTCACACCCACAACAGCAAACCTCAGCTGCAGGAGGTAACTGCTACGGGGTACGGTAACACCTTTATCTAGTTTTCCCACACACCAACAGCTCCAGCAAGGACGCCAAGGCAGATGCAAAGGTCACGGTAACATCCTTAAGCACCCGCCGAGCACCCACCGCCCTCACGCCCCGCGGGAGGAGCCCGGCTCCCAACAGCGCCTGCCCAGGGGACGGGTGATAAGTGAGGGCGAGAAGGGcgggcaggggaaggggtgTCGGGGGATGGGGCGAGAGGCGAGACAGGGAGGGCCACTGACCGTGTCCAGGAGAGCGGGCGGCTCCGGCTGCGTCTCCttcgccgcggggccgggcggcggcggcggcaagTTGGGGCTGAAAACCATCAGGTCGCTCTTGCCCGCGCCGTCCGCCACGCACAGGCTCCGGCTCTGGCGCTGCGAGTACGACCAGCTCCCCACTTCGCTGGCGCACACCAGCGTCGCCGGCCCGGGCCCCGACAGCACGCCCGCCCGCGGCGCCCACCGCCACGCCCCGTACAGCACCACCGCCACCACGAACACGCTCGACACCGCGCAGATCGCCACCACCAGCCACACGTTCGTCCACGACGacgcccccgcgccgccctcccccgcccgcagccccggccccgacCACGACGAGCCCGCGGCCGCCAGCGCCGCCTCGGCGCCCTCCACCAGCGACACGCTCAGCGTGGCCGTGGCCGAGCGCGACGGCTCCCCGTGGTCCCGCACCACGATCACCAGCCTCTGCCGCGGGCCGTCCGCCTCCTCCAGCGCCCGCGCCGTGCTCACCTCGCCGCTGTACAGCCCCACGCGGAACGGGCCCTTGCCCCGCGGCTCCCACAGCTCGTAGCGCAGCCACGCGTTGTAGCCCGAGTCCGCGTCCACCGCGCGGATCTTCGCCACCACCTGCCCCGCCGGCGTCCCCCACGCCGCCCACGCCCACAACGCACCCGACTCCGGACCCGACCACTCCGACGCCCCGCCACCCCCCACGCCGCCCGCGCCCGGCAGCAGCGCCGGCGCGTTGTCGTTCTCGTCCACCACGAACAGCTGCACCGTCGCGTTGCCGCACAGCGGCGGCTCCCCCGCGTCCACCGCACGCACCTCGAACTGCACCACCTGCACCTCCTCGTAGTCCAGCGCACGCAGCGCCCACACACGCCCGCTCTCCGCGTCCACCGACACGTAGCTCGACGCCGCCCCCGAACGCCACCCCCCCACCGCCCAcgcgccccccgcgccgccctccCACACCGAGTACCTCACGCGCCCGTTGCCCGCCTCGTCCGGGTCCCGCGCCCACACCCGCGCCagctccgcgcccgccgcgtTGTTCTCCCGCGCCAGCACCGTGTACACGGCCTGCGCGAACGCCGGCGCGTTGTCGTTCACGTCCGACACCGGCACGCGCACCGCAAGCCTCCCGCGCAGCGCCGGCGCCCCGCCGTCCTCCGCCCGCACCTCCACCTCGTACTCCGACACCCGCTCCCGGTCCAGcgcctccagcagcaccagcgaGTACGAGCCCGACAACGTCGCCACCAGCCCGAACGGCGCCGCCGGCCACAGCGCGCACCGCACCCGCCCGTTCGCCCCCGAGTCCCGGTCCCGCACGCTCAGCAGCGCCACCACCGTCCCCACCGACGCGTCCTCCGCCACCGGCACCGACAGCGACGTCACCCACACCTCCGGCGCGTTGTCGTTCACGTCCAACACCTCCAGCTCCACGCTGCAGTGACCCGACAGCGGGGGCCACCCTTTGTCTCTCGCTTCGACTTGCAACTCGTGTAGACGGACCTCTTCAAAGTCCAGAGCGCCCGTCAGTCTGATCTCGCCCGTCTTTGGATCAATGTTGAAAAGATCTGTGTTACCAGCAGGAACCGTACTGATCATGCTGTAAGAAAACTCCTTATTAAGATCCTCGTCCAGATCCGTGGCGTTCACCCGCACCACCAGCGTCCCCTCTGCAGCGCTCTCCGGCAGCTGCACTTTATACACCGACTGGTTGAACTGGGGCGCGTTGTCGTTCGCATCCAGCACCGAGATCACCAGCTCCATCGTGCCCGTCAGCGACGGCCGGCCCCCGTCACTCGCCGTCACCACCAACCGGTGCACAGGCAGCGTCTCGCGGTCCAGCGCTTTCGTGAGCACCAGGAACAGAGATTTTCTATTTTCATCAGAGGATTTAACATCCAGCGTAAAGTGCTCGCTGGGGCTGAGGGTATAGGAGAGCTGCGCGTTGGCTCCCACATCTGCGTCCGACGCGCCCTCCAGCGGGAACCGAGACCCGGCAGGGGAGTTCTCCGGTATACTGAGGTTTTTGCGGGCGGCGGGGAAGAGCGGGGCGTTGTCGTTGATGTCGGTGACCTCCAGCTCCACGTGGAAGACGCGCAGCGGCCgctccagcagcacctccagccGCAGGGCGCACGGCGCGCTCTTCCCGCACAGCTCCTCCCGGTCCAGCCGCGAGCTCACCACCAGCGCCCCGCTCGCCCCGCTCACCTCCACGCTCGCCCGCCGGCCCTGCGCCACCAGCCGCAGCCCGCGCGCCTCCGCCTCGCCCGCCTCCACGCCCAGGTCGTGCGCCAGACGGCCCACCACCGTGCCGGCCTTGCCTTCCTCCGCCACCGAGTACCGCACCTGCCCGCC
This window of the Nyctibius grandis isolate bNycGra1 chromosome 22, bNycGra1.pri, whole genome shotgun sequence genome carries:
- the LOC137672754 gene encoding protocadherin alpha-3-like, which produces MGVCWGPVVRVLVLQAAWALGGGQVRYSVAEEGKAGTVVGRLAHDLGVEAGEAEARGLRLVAQGRRASVEVSGASGALVVSSRLDREELCGKSAPCALRLEVLLERPLRVFHVELEVTDINDNAPLFPAARKNLSIPENSPAGSRFPLEGASDADVGANAQLSYTLSPSEHFTLDVKSSDENRKSLFLVLTKALDRETLPVHRLVVTASDGGRPSLTGTMELVISVLDANDNAPQFNQSVYKVQLPESAAEGTLVVRVNATDLDEDLNKEFSYSMISTVPAGNTDLFNIDPKTGEIRLTGALDFEEVRLHELQVEARDKGWPPLSGHCSVELEVLDVNDNAPEVWVTSLSVPVAEDASVGTVVALLSVRDRDSGANGRVRCALWPAAPFGLVATLSGSYSLVLLEALDRERVSEYEVEVRAEDGGAPALRGRLAVRVPVSDVNDNAPAFAQAVYTVLARENNAAGAELARVWARDPDEAGNGRVRYSVWEGGAGGAWAVGGWRSGAASSYVSVDAESGRVWALRALDYEEVQVVQFEVRAVDAGEPPLCGNATVQLFVVDENDNAPALLPGAGGVGGGGASEWSGPESGALWAWAAWGTPAGQVVAKIRAVDADSGYNAWLRYELWEPRGKGPFRVGLYSGEVSTARALEEADGPRQRLVIVVRDHGEPSRSATATLSVSLVEGAEAALAAAGSSWSGPGLRAGEGGAGASSWTNVWLVVAICAVSSVFVVAVVLYGAWRWAPRAGVLSGPGPATLVCASEVGSWSYSQRQSRSLCVADGAGKSDLMVFSPNLPPPPPGPAAKETQPEPPALLDTVSGPPCLASRPIPRHPFPCPPFSPSLITRPLGRRCWEPGSSRGA
- the LOC137672753 gene encoding protocadherin alpha-3-like, whose product is MLPHLRGRLAVRVPVSDVNDNAPAFAQAVYTVLARENNAAGAELARVWAQDPDEAGNGRVRYSVWEGGAGGAWAVGGWRSGAASSYVSVDAESGRVWALRALDYEEVQVVQFEVRAVDAGEPPLCGNATVQLFVVDENDNAPVLLPGAGGRGGAPAGQVVAKIRAVDADSGYNAWLRYELWEPRGKGPFRVGLYSGEVSTARALEEADGPRQRLVIVVRDHGEPSRSATATLSVSLVEGAEAALAAAGSSGPGLRPAAAGAEGGAGALSSSWTNVWLVVAICAVSSVFVVAVVLYGAWRWAPRAGVLSGPGPATLVCASEVGSWSYSQRQSRSLCVADGAGKSDLMVFSPNLPPPPPGPRGEGDAAGAARSPGHVFAASPEVSGEVPAWVKKRE